A single genomic interval of Candidatus Macondimonas diazotrophica harbors:
- a CDS encoding rhomboid family intramembrane serine protease produces MVRWLLIVNVLIYVFQGMSPGYWIINYALWPAGDPGLLQTPEGLARAPAFHIWQLVSYGFLHGGLSHLFLNLFALWMFGSAIERFWGPLRFSLYYFVCLIGAGLVQLIAMDLHLRAGGMPYPTLGASGAVFGLLLAFGMMFPNERILLLFPPVPIKAKWFVLGYGGLELFFGVAGIASNIAHFAHLGGMLFGLLLIQFWRRRFPFSF; encoded by the coding sequence ATGGTTCGATGGCTGCTGATCGTCAATGTGTTGATCTACGTGTTTCAGGGCATGTCGCCTGGATACTGGATCATCAACTATGCCCTGTGGCCCGCTGGCGACCCGGGTCTGCTTCAGACGCCGGAGGGTTTGGCGCGTGCGCCTGCGTTTCACATTTGGCAATTGGTCAGCTACGGCTTCTTGCATGGCGGATTGTCGCACCTGTTTCTGAACCTGTTCGCTTTGTGGATGTTCGGGTCGGCGATTGAGCGATTCTGGGGGCCGCTCCGATTTTCGCTGTACTACTTCGTCTGCCTGATTGGTGCCGGTCTGGTCCAGTTGATTGCCATGGATCTGCATCTGCGCGCCGGCGGAATGCCCTATCCGACGCTGGGCGCTTCCGGGGCGGTATTCGGCCTGCTGCTCGCGTTCGGCATGATGTTTCCCAATGAGCGGATTTTGCTGCTGTTCCCGCCTGTGCCGATTAAGGCGAAATGGTTTGTCCTCGGGTATGGCGGGCTTGAACTGTTTTTCGGTGTGGCGGGCATTGCGAGCAACATTGCGCATTTCGCGCATCTGGGCGGCATGTTGTTTGGTTTACTGCTGATCCAGTTCTGGCGCCGCCGGTTCCCGTTCAGCTTCTAG
- the nirB gene encoding nitrite reductase large subunit NirB, whose translation MSKRKLVVVGNGMAGIRTVEELLKLAPDLYEITVFGAEPHVNYNRILLSPVLCGEKTPEEIVLNDAAWYADNGITLLTGKRVVEVDRRNRRVCAEDGTEVAYDRLLLATGSDPFIIPVPGKDLPGVATFRDFKDVDTMLAAARSGKRHAVVIGGGLLGLEAANGLLKQGMDVTVVHIVQSLMERQLDGPASRLLQESLESRGLKFRMGAQTEAILGDDHVTGVRFKDGTEIPADLVVMAVGIRPNVTLAKHTGLHCERGVVVSDTLQTYDPAIYAVGECAQHRGMAYGLVAPLYEQAKVCANHLAGLGYARYTGSVTATKLKVTGIDLFSAGDFSGGEGTHDIVFQDPGRGVYKRLVLDEHNCIKGSVLYGDTGDGAWYFQLLRERTDVSEMRDMLLFGQAHLGDSGHSGGSNAANLPDTAEICGCNGVCKGTIVNAIVEKKLFTLEDVRAHTKASSSCGSCTGLVEQILASTLGGDYSTAPSKKAMCRCTDHSHDEVRTAIREHHLTTADQVRSFMEWRNPDGCSSCRPALNYYLIATWPAEVGDDPQSRFINERAHANIQKDGTYSVVPRIWGGVTTAAELHAIADVAEKYAVPTVKITGGQRIDLLGVKKEDLPGMWADLNQAGFVSGHAYGKALRTVKTCVGKEWCRFGTQDSTKLGIDLEKMTWGTWTPHKVKLAVSGCPRNCAEATIKDFGVVCVDSGYELHVGGNGGVKVRATDLLCNVKTEAEVAEYCAAFLQLYREEAHYLERTAPWIERVGLAHVKRHVVDDAEGRRNLAARFYESQRYAQIDPWAQMVEQEREVHRFEPLGELA comes from the coding sequence ATGAGCAAGCGCAAACTGGTGGTTGTGGGCAATGGGATGGCAGGGATCCGGACGGTTGAGGAGCTCCTCAAACTGGCGCCGGACTTGTACGAGATCACCGTGTTCGGCGCAGAGCCCCACGTCAATTACAACCGCATCTTGCTCTCGCCCGTGTTGTGCGGGGAGAAAACACCGGAGGAAATCGTCCTCAATGATGCTGCGTGGTACGCGGATAACGGAATAACACTGCTCACCGGAAAGCGGGTGGTCGAAGTGGATCGGCGCAATCGGCGCGTGTGCGCCGAAGATGGCACCGAAGTCGCTTATGATCGACTGCTGCTCGCCACCGGATCAGATCCATTCATCATTCCCGTCCCTGGAAAAGACTTGCCGGGCGTGGCGACGTTCCGTGATTTCAAGGATGTCGACACGATGCTGGCGGCTGCTCGATCCGGGAAGCGCCATGCCGTGGTCATCGGCGGTGGACTGCTCGGGCTGGAAGCAGCCAACGGTCTGCTCAAGCAGGGCATGGATGTCACGGTTGTGCACATCGTCCAATCCCTCATGGAGCGCCAGCTCGATGGGCCCGCAAGCCGGCTGTTGCAGGAATCGCTGGAGTCGCGCGGTCTCAAGTTCCGGATGGGGGCGCAGACCGAAGCAATTCTCGGGGATGATCATGTGACAGGCGTGCGGTTCAAGGATGGAACCGAAATCCCTGCGGATCTGGTGGTGATGGCGGTCGGCATCCGTCCGAATGTCACATTGGCCAAGCACACGGGGTTGCATTGTGAACGCGGCGTGGTGGTCAGCGATACGCTGCAAACCTATGATCCCGCGATCTATGCCGTCGGGGAGTGCGCCCAGCACCGCGGTATGGCTTATGGTCTGGTTGCCCCGCTGTACGAACAGGCCAAGGTCTGTGCCAACCACTTGGCTGGGCTGGGTTATGCACGGTATACGGGATCAGTGACCGCAACCAAGCTCAAAGTGACCGGGATCGACCTGTTTTCGGCAGGAGATTTTTCCGGCGGCGAGGGGACGCACGACATCGTCTTCCAGGATCCTGGCCGGGGCGTCTACAAACGGCTGGTTCTCGATGAGCACAATTGCATCAAAGGCAGCGTGCTCTATGGCGACACCGGCGACGGTGCGTGGTATTTCCAATTGCTGCGCGAACGCACGGATGTGTCGGAAATGCGCGACATGCTCCTGTTCGGTCAGGCGCATCTTGGCGATTCGGGGCACAGCGGCGGATCCAATGCAGCCAATCTGCCCGATACGGCCGAGATCTGCGGCTGTAACGGCGTCTGCAAGGGCACTATCGTCAACGCGATTGTCGAAAAGAAACTCTTTACGCTCGAGGATGTCCGCGCCCATACCAAGGCATCGTCTTCCTGTGGTTCCTGTACCGGCCTCGTGGAACAGATTCTGGCCTCCACGCTGGGGGGTGACTACAGCACGGCGCCGAGCAAGAAGGCCATGTGCCGCTGCACCGACCATAGCCATGACGAAGTGCGAACCGCGATCCGCGAGCATCACCTGACCACGGCCGATCAGGTGCGCTCGTTCATGGAATGGCGCAACCCGGACGGGTGTTCCAGCTGCCGTCCCGCGCTCAACTATTACCTGATCGCCACTTGGCCCGCCGAAGTTGGCGACGATCCGCAGTCGCGCTTCATCAACGAACGGGCGCACGCCAATATCCAGAAGGACGGAACTTACTCGGTGGTCCCCCGCATCTGGGGCGGCGTCACGACGGCTGCCGAGCTGCATGCGATTGCCGATGTGGCGGAAAAATATGCCGTCCCGACCGTCAAGATCACCGGCGGCCAACGCATCGATCTTTTGGGTGTGAAGAAGGAGGATCTCCCCGGTATGTGGGCGGACCTCAATCAGGCCGGTTTCGTGTCAGGTCATGCCTACGGCAAGGCGCTGCGTACGGTCAAGACCTGTGTGGGCAAGGAGTGGTGCCGCTTCGGTACGCAGGACTCGACGAAGCTCGGGATCGATCTCGAAAAGATGACCTGGGGAACCTGGACCCCGCACAAGGTCAAGCTCGCGGTATCCGGGTGCCCGCGCAATTGTGCCGAGGCAACCATCAAGGATTTCGGCGTGGTATGCGTCGATTCGGGCTATGAGCTGCATGTGGGTGGCAACGGCGGTGTCAAGGTGCGCGCGACCGATCTGCTTTGCAACGTCAAGACCGAAGCGGAAGTGGCCGAGTACTGCGCCGCCTTCCTGCAGCTTTACCGCGAGGAGGCGCATTACCTCGAGCGCACCGCGCCTTGGATCGAACGAGTCGGCCTTGCCCATGTGAAACGGCATGTCGTCGATGACGCCGAGGGGCGTCGGAATCTCGCGGCACGGTTTTATGAATCCCAGCGCTATGCCCAGATCGATCCCTGGGCGCAGATGGTTGAACAGGAGCGCGAAGTGCATCGCTTCGAACCGCTGGGTGAACTGGCTTGA
- the nirD gene encoding nitrite reductase small subunit NirD: MSTTQTPAADSLEWVQIGALDAIPQLGSRVVRHPDGDIAVFRNRQDEVFALRDRCPHRGGPLSQGIVCDRKVYCPLHNMGIALDTGQAIAPDEGETTAFPTRVDEGMVFIGLPVSEETI, from the coding sequence ATGAGTACGACGCAAACCCCCGCGGCCGATTCGCTCGAATGGGTGCAGATCGGCGCGCTGGATGCTATCCCTCAGCTGGGGTCCCGTGTGGTCCGCCATCCCGATGGCGATATTGCGGTGTTCCGGAATCGCCAGGACGAGGTCTTTGCATTGCGTGATCGGTGTCCGCATCGCGGCGGGCCGTTGTCTCAGGGCATCGTCTGTGACCGTAAGGTTTATTGCCCGCTGCACAACATGGGAATTGCGCTGGATACCGGACAGGCGATTGCCCCCGATGAAGGCGAAACGACAGCCTTCCCGACTCGCGTGGATGAGGGAATGGTGTTCATCGGACTTCCGGTTTCGGAGGAAACAATTTGA
- a CDS encoding nitrate reductase gives MTRSLPSARAVRTTCPYCGVGCGVLAAVQPDGTVQVTGDPAHPANQGRLCSKGLALGETIGHEGRLTRPSIGGEPVEWNTALTHVATGLRQTIDEHGPDSVAFYVSGQLMTEDYYVANKLMKGYIGSANIDTNSRLCMSSAVAGHKRAFGSDTVPTCYEDLEQADVLVLVGSNLAWCHPVLYRRIEAAKASRPEMTIIVIDPRRTPSCDLAALHLPLHPGSDVRLFNGLLAHLAREGRADFGFLERHASGYAAALEAARADAPSIPTVAAACGVSEEDLARFYHLFARTERVVTLFSQGVNQSSAGTDKVNAIINCHLFTGRIGRAGMGPFSITGQPNAMGGREVGGLANMLAAHLELESPAHRDLVQGFWRSPVIAQHPGLKAVDLFKAVGSGQIKAIWIMATNPAVSLPDGDRVREALRNCPLVIVSDMCHTDTTALGHVIFPAASWGEREGTVTNSERCISRQRAFLPPPGEARPDWWIMGEVARRMGYEHGFSYTNPAEIFQEHAQLSAYRNEGQRDFDLTGLSQLKPGEYERLEPIRWPVQAESRQGTDRMFVDGRFYTPDGRARLVPVRHRLPENSPDERYPLVLNTGRIRDQWHTMTRTGRSPRLSTHITEPFAEIHPLDATQLGVQDNGLARLETPWGQMLARVRITRDQRQGSIFVPMHWNDHFAASGRVDALVNPVVDPVSGEPEFKHTPVRVLPQPCAWEGFALVREDLDTQAVDYWVRSLGQHGCWRYRLAGAAEHTGAWSSWARTCLGACPDDEWLEYQDGGTGRYRAALIRQGRLVSCLFIDPTGKLPPWQWLEGLFAAPVLDGASRMSLLAGRPPGVVEDQGEIVCSCFQVGRKRILRAIREGDALTVEAIGGKLNAGTGCGSCVPELKRLLASV, from the coding sequence TTGACCCGCTCGCTGCCATCCGCCCGGGCTGTGCGTACGACCTGCCCCTATTGCGGGGTGGGTTGCGGCGTGCTGGCCGCGGTTCAACCGGATGGAACGGTTCAGGTCACCGGGGATCCGGCACATCCGGCCAATCAGGGGCGGTTGTGCTCAAAAGGGTTGGCGCTCGGGGAAACCATCGGCCATGAGGGGCGGCTGACCCGCCCCAGCATTGGTGGCGAACCGGTCGAATGGAACACCGCCTTGACTCATGTCGCGACGGGACTGCGCCAGACCATCGATGAGCATGGTCCGGACTCGGTCGCCTTTTATGTGTCCGGCCAGTTGATGACGGAGGACTACTATGTCGCCAATAAGCTGATGAAGGGCTACATCGGCTCGGCCAACATCGACACCAACTCGCGGCTGTGCATGTCCTCGGCGGTGGCCGGCCACAAGCGCGCTTTCGGCAGTGATACCGTGCCGACCTGTTATGAGGATCTGGAACAGGCCGATGTGCTGGTGCTGGTCGGATCCAATCTGGCGTGGTGTCATCCGGTTCTTTACCGCCGTATCGAAGCCGCCAAGGCGAGCCGGCCTGAAATGACGATCATTGTGATCGATCCGCGGCGCACGCCCAGCTGCGATCTTGCGGCCCTGCATCTGCCACTTCACCCCGGCAGTGACGTCCGATTGTTCAATGGGTTGCTCGCCCATCTGGCGCGCGAGGGCCGGGCGGATTTTGGATTTCTGGAGCGTCATGCCAGCGGGTATGCCGCAGCGCTGGAGGCGGCGCGCGCCGACGCACCCTCGATCCCGACAGTCGCTGCGGCCTGCGGCGTTTCCGAGGAGGACCTCGCGCGGTTCTATCACCTGTTCGCGCGCACCGAGCGCGTGGTCACCCTCTTTTCTCAAGGGGTCAATCAGTCGTCTGCTGGAACCGACAAGGTCAACGCCATCATCAACTGCCACCTGTTCACCGGGCGCATCGGGCGGGCCGGGATGGGGCCTTTTTCCATCACCGGACAGCCGAACGCCATGGGCGGTCGCGAGGTGGGCGGCCTGGCGAACATGCTTGCCGCCCATCTGGAGCTCGAATCGCCAGCGCACCGTGATCTGGTCCAAGGGTTCTGGCGCAGCCCGGTGATCGCTCAACATCCGGGCTTGAAGGCCGTCGATCTGTTCAAGGCGGTCGGTTCCGGTCAAATCAAGGCTATCTGGATCATGGCCACCAATCCTGCAGTGAGCCTGCCCGACGGTGACCGGGTGCGTGAAGCCTTGCGCAACTGTCCGCTCGTGATCGTCTCGGACATGTGTCACACCGATACGACGGCATTGGGGCATGTGATTTTTCCTGCCGCAAGCTGGGGGGAGCGCGAAGGCACGGTGACCAATTCCGAGCGCTGCATTTCCCGCCAGCGGGCATTTTTGCCCCCGCCGGGAGAGGCGCGGCCGGACTGGTGGATCATGGGCGAAGTGGCGCGTCGCATGGGTTATGAGCACGGGTTCTCCTATACCAATCCGGCCGAGATTTTTCAGGAACACGCGCAGTTATCCGCATATAGAAATGAGGGCCAGCGCGACTTCGATCTGACCGGGCTTTCCCAGCTGAAGCCCGGTGAGTATGAGCGTCTGGAGCCGATTCGTTGGCCGGTTCAAGCCGAATCACGGCAGGGTACTGATCGGATGTTCGTCGATGGCCGCTTCTATACCCCGGATGGACGGGCGCGCTTGGTCCCCGTTCGTCATCGACTGCCGGAGAACAGTCCGGATGAGCGCTACCCGCTGGTGCTGAATACCGGTCGTATCCGGGATCAATGGCATACCATGACGCGTACCGGCCGCTCACCTCGGCTGTCGACCCATATCACAGAGCCATTCGCGGAGATCCATCCGCTCGATGCCACCCAGCTCGGTGTGCAGGACAATGGTCTGGCCCGGCTGGAAACGCCTTGGGGGCAGATGTTGGCGCGGGTGCGGATCACGCGGGATCAGCGCCAAGGCAGCATATTCGTTCCGATGCACTGGAATGATCACTTCGCTGCCAGCGGCCGCGTCGATGCCTTGGTCAATCCGGTCGTCGATCCGGTGTCCGGCGAGCCAGAGTTCAAGCATACCCCGGTGCGGGTATTACCACAGCCTTGTGCCTGGGAGGGATTCGCGCTGGTTCGAGAGGATCTCGACACGCAGGCGGTTGACTACTGGGTGCGCTCATTGGGGCAGCATGGATGCTGGCGTTACCGCTTGGCGGGCGCGGCAGAGCATACCGGGGCATGGTCATCCTGGGCCCGCACCTGTCTGGGCGCGTGCCCGGACGACGAATGGCTGGAGTACCAGGATGGCGGTACCGGCCGCTACCGGGCCGCACTCATTCGGCAGGGGCGGCTGGTTTCCTGCCTGTTCATTGACCCAACAGGCAAACTGCCACCCTGGCAATGGCTGGAGGGCCTGTTCGCGGCTCCCGTGCTCGACGGTGCTTCGCGCATGAGTCTGCTGGCTGGACGTCCGCCGGGCGTGGTCGAAGACCAAGGTGAGATCGTCTGTTCCTGTTTCCAGGTCGGGCGGAAACGGATCCTGCGGGCCATTCGGGAGGGTGACGCGCTTACCGTCGAAGCCATTGGGGGAAAGCTCAATGCCGGCACCGGCTGTGGGTCCTGCGTGCCGGAGCTCAAGCGTCTGTTGGCTTCCGTCTGA
- a CDS encoding fumarate hydratase, giving the protein MTAIKQDDLIQSVADALQFISYYHPLDFIQAVHAAYEREENPAAKDAMAQILINSRMCAEGHRPICQDTGIVTVFLKIGMDVRWDGATMGVAEMVNEGVRCAYGHPDNVLRASVLADPAGKRQNTRDNTPAVIHMELVPGTTIDVQVAAKGGGSEAKSKFVMLNPSDSIVDWVVKTVPSMGAGWCPPGMLGIGIGGTAEKAMLLAKESLMEPVDIQDLIARGPQNRAEELRLEIYDKVNALGIGAQGLGGLTTVVDVKVRDYPTHAANLPVAMIPNCAATRHAHFVLDGTGPAELTPPRVTDWPQITWNVGSARRVNLDTVTREDVATWRTGETLLLSGRMFTGRDAAHKKMIDMLARGEPLPVDLTGKFIYYVGPVDPVRDEVVGPAGPTTATRMDKFTRTILEQTGLLGMIGKSERGPAAVEAIRDNRSVYLMAVGGAAYLVSKAIRKAEVMAFPELGMEAIYAFEVVDMPVTVAVDTGGESIHAAAPKVWQAKIGKIPVTEG; this is encoded by the coding sequence ATGACCGCGATCAAGCAGGACGACCTGATCCAGAGCGTCGCCGACGCCCTTCAATTCATCTCCTACTATCATCCGCTCGACTTCATCCAGGCCGTGCACGCCGCCTACGAACGGGAGGAGAATCCGGCCGCGAAGGATGCCATGGCGCAGATCCTCATCAACTCGCGCATGTGCGCGGAGGGTCATCGCCCGATCTGTCAGGATACCGGCATCGTTACGGTGTTCCTGAAGATCGGCATGGACGTGCGCTGGGATGGCGCCACGATGGGCGTGGCTGAGATGGTCAACGAGGGCGTGCGCTGCGCCTACGGTCATCCGGACAATGTGCTGCGTGCCTCGGTGCTCGCCGACCCAGCAGGAAAGCGACAGAACACCCGCGACAACACGCCGGCCGTGATTCACATGGAGCTGGTTCCCGGCACTACCATCGATGTGCAGGTGGCAGCCAAGGGTGGCGGTTCGGAAGCCAAGTCCAAGTTCGTGATGCTCAATCCGTCCGATTCCATCGTCGACTGGGTCGTCAAGACGGTGCCCAGCATGGGCGCCGGCTGGTGTCCACCCGGTATGCTGGGCATCGGAATCGGCGGAACGGCTGAAAAAGCCATGTTGCTAGCCAAGGAATCCCTGATGGAGCCCGTGGACATCCAGGACCTGATCGCACGCGGCCCCCAGAACCGGGCCGAGGAGCTGCGACTGGAGATCTACGACAAGGTCAATGCACTCGGCATCGGCGCACAGGGTCTGGGCGGGCTGACCACAGTCGTGGACGTCAAGGTCAGGGATTACCCCACCCACGCTGCCAATCTGCCGGTTGCAATGATCCCCAATTGCGCCGCGACCCGCCATGCGCACTTCGTGCTCGATGGCACGGGCCCTGCCGAGCTGACCCCCCCGCGGGTAACGGATTGGCCACAGATCACCTGGAACGTCGGCAGTGCTCGACGTGTCAATCTCGACACGGTGACCCGGGAGGATGTCGCGACTTGGCGCACCGGCGAAACCCTGCTGCTGTCGGGCCGGATGTTCACCGGTCGCGACGCGGCGCACAAGAAGATGATCGATATGCTGGCGCGCGGCGAGCCGCTGCCGGTCGATCTCACGGGCAAGTTCATCTACTACGTCGGACCCGTCGACCCAGTACGGGACGAGGTGGTGGGTCCTGCCGGCCCGACGACGGCCACGCGCATGGACAAGTTCACGCGCACGATCCTGGAACAGACCGGCCTGCTTGGCATGATCGGGAAATCCGAACGCGGCCCGGCTGCTGTCGAGGCAATCCGGGACAACCGCTCGGTCTACCTCATGGCCGTGGGCGGCGCCGCCTATCTCGTCTCCAAGGCCATCCGCAAAGCCGAGGTCATGGCCTTCCCCGAACTCGGCATGGAGGCCATCTACGCATTCGAGGTCGTGGACATGCCGGTCACGGTCGCAGTGGATACCGGCGGGGAATCCATCCACGCCGCCGCCCCCAAAGTGTGGCAAGCGAAGATCGGCAAAATCCCGGTCACCGAAGGCTAA
- a CDS encoding SDR family NAD(P)-dependent oxidoreductase, with amino-acid sequence MDMTGKICLITGANPGIGLAAATQLAHRQARVVMLCRDPERRHAAQARGRGNSGNPRIDLLQADLADFAQVHPVAQEYAARYPQLDIPIHHAGVMKKHRAVSADGHELRFAMHVLASFLLTHRLLESLAAAGDARMIAVASIAHRLGRLDFEDLQAQHHYGIWRQYGTSKLATILFTYQLAHRLAGTGIPANCLHPGIIGSNIKGSPAE; translated from the coding sequence ATGGACATGACCGGCAAGATTTGCCTCATCACCGGTGCCAACCCCGGGATTGGCCTGGCCGCTGCCACGCAACTGGCCCATCGGCAGGCCCGGGTGGTGATGCTGTGCCGCGACCCGGAACGGCGCCACGCCGCCCAGGCTCGGGGCCGTGGAAATAGCGGCAATCCCCGGATCGACCTGCTCCAGGCGGACTTGGCCGATTTCGCGCAGGTGCACCCCGTCGCACAGGAATACGCCGCGCGTTACCCGCAGCTGGACATCCCGATTCACCATGCCGGCGTGATGAAGAAACACCGCGCCGTTTCCGCTGACGGCCACGAGTTGCGGTTTGCAATGCATGTTCTGGCGTCCTTTCTGCTCACCCATCGTCTGTTGGAGTCGCTCGCAGCCGCGGGAGACGCGCGCATGATTGCCGTGGCCTCGATCGCCCATCGTCTAGGCCGCTTGGATTTCGAGGATCTGCAGGCTCAGCACCACTATGGCATCTGGCGTCAATACGGCACCTCCAAGCTGGCGACGATCCTCTTTACCTATCAATTGGCGCACCGGCTCGCAGGTACGGGAATTCCGGCCAACTGCCTGCATCCCGGCATCATCGGCTCAAACATCAAGGGATCCCCCGCTGAATAG
- a CDS encoding FHA domain-containing protein → MAKIILLANQVAIREWMLESERVTVGRARGNDIHLDDPAVSSHHAVIGWIGGAAFVEDLGSTNGTLLNGDPIQRALLHTHDEVTIAPFHLRYEENLADEGLDKTVVLKREPTTARPASDADRRAARERRDMATGPMPVFKPGPRARLQLLSGRQVGRTVELVKPLTTLGRPGVQVAAIRRSNDGYTLHYVPTIGDRGEPPKVNGKPMAPGPYLLQDNDVIELAGITLGFFAVSSSS, encoded by the coding sequence ATGGCCAAAATCATCCTTCTGGCCAATCAGGTTGCAATTCGAGAATGGATGTTGGAAAGCGAGCGCGTGACGGTCGGCCGTGCACGCGGTAATGACATCCACCTCGACGATCCCGCGGTCAGCAGTCACCACGCGGTGATCGGCTGGATCGGTGGGGCCGCCTTCGTCGAGGATCTGGGCAGCACCAACGGCACCCTGCTCAACGGCGACCCAATTCAACGCGCCCTGCTGCACACCCACGACGAAGTCACCATCGCCCCCTTCCATCTGCGCTATGAAGAGAATCTGGCCGATGAGGGACTCGACAAGACCGTGGTGCTCAAGCGGGAGCCGACGACCGCCCGACCCGCATCCGACGCTGATCGCCGAGCCGCACGGGAACGACGGGACATGGCTACCGGGCCCATGCCGGTGTTCAAACCGGGGCCTCGTGCACGGCTGCAGTTACTCAGCGGCCGCCAGGTGGGCCGCACGGTGGAATTGGTCAAGCCCCTCACCACCCTCGGTCGTCCCGGTGTTCAAGTCGCGGCCATCCGTCGATCCAATGACGGTTACACCCTGCACTACGTTCCCACGATCGGCGACCGGGGCGAGCCGCCCAAGGTCAATGGCAAACCCATGGCGCCCGGTCCCTACCTGCTTCAGGACAACGATGTGATCGAATTGGCGGGCATCACGCTGGGATTCTTCGCCGTGTCGTCATCAAGTTGA
- a CDS encoding PP2C family protein-serine/threonine phosphatase, with product MGQRFNIEFCGQSDTGRVRSHNEDSIEIDPGSGLAVLADGMGGYNAGEVASKLAVRSVGFLVRQRLARLDPSVSPDSATPAPAGILLQQAVQLANQRILKTASTRAEYRGMGTTMIAALFVTDRVYVAHVGDSRLYRFRCDRLERLTIDHSLQEELIARGMFSADEVKRLGKSNVVTRALGVEPNVDVTLGQHDMQADDLFLLCSDGLHDSLSEADILANLRRFMPELPRLTRALIQAANARGGKDNISVILGHVRAASVASAEPSWWRRLLRRKTSQNNKKP from the coding sequence ATGGGCCAACGTTTCAATATCGAATTCTGTGGGCAGAGCGACACGGGTCGCGTTCGCAGCCACAATGAAGACAGCATCGAGATCGATCCCGGATCCGGGCTGGCGGTGCTGGCCGACGGCATGGGCGGCTATAACGCGGGCGAGGTCGCCAGTAAATTGGCTGTGCGCAGCGTTGGTTTCCTGGTGCGCCAACGCCTCGCCCGCCTCGATCCATCGGTTTCCCCGGACTCTGCCACACCGGCCCCCGCAGGCATCCTGCTCCAGCAAGCCGTGCAGCTGGCGAATCAACGCATCCTCAAGACAGCCAGCACCCGGGCCGAGTATCGGGGCATGGGAACCACCATGATCGCGGCGCTGTTCGTCACGGATCGAGTGTATGTGGCCCACGTGGGCGACTCCCGACTCTATCGCTTCCGCTGTGACCGGTTGGAACGACTGACGATCGACCATTCCCTGCAGGAAGAACTTATCGCACGCGGGATGTTCAGCGCCGACGAAGTCAAACGCCTGGGCAAGAGCAACGTCGTGACCCGCGCCCTGGGCGTGGAACCGAACGTGGATGTGACCTTGGGCCAACATGACATGCAAGCAGATGATCTGTTCCTGCTGTGCTCCGACGGGCTTCACGACAGCTTGAGCGAGGCCGATATCCTCGCCAATCTCCGGCGCTTCATGCCAGAGTTACCCCGGCTGACGCGCGCCCTGATCCAGGCGGCCAATGCCCGTGGCGGAAAGGACAATATTTCGGTCATTCTCGGTCACGTCCGCGCAGCCTCGGTCGCATCCGCCGAACCATCGTGGTGGCGCCGACTGTTGCGGCGCAAGACCTCTCAGAACAATAAGAAACCATAA